The following DNA comes from Anaerostipes rhamnosivorans.
TTTGATCCAAACGGAGGAGATTACATACCGGAAACTCAGATATTGAGCGGGGGAAAGAAGGCAATAGAACCAAAGGAGCCAAAAAGGGATGGATATACCTTTGAAGGCTGGTACTACAAGGATGAGACTGGAAAGGAAGTCCGATGGGACTTTGGGACACCGGTGCATGAAGATTTGAAATTAATTGCCAAGTGGAAGAGGATTCCATCCAATGGCGGGGACAGTGAAGAAAACGATGGAAAGAAAACAGATCCAAAAAAGAAGAAAAGCCCGGATAAAAGATGGAATTATCATGAGATAGAAAATACCCAAAACGGTTCAAAGGATAAAACGGCTCCCAGAACCGGAGATGAAGCCGAAATACCAGGATTATTTGGGATCATTGGATTGAGCGGCATTGGAACTATGACACTTTACTATAGAAAGAAAAAAAGGTTTAAGTAAAGAACATTAAAAATACCTCGAATACGAAACTGGGAGTATTCGAGGTATTTCCTTGTTATATCATGTTTAAATTTTGTCTACGATCTGATCGTATAAGTCCAGGCAGCAATGACATTCTTCTTCCGAGAAATGAGAACAATTGAGACAGCTCTCACATTTGGTATCATCACCGGTGCTGACGTTCTTTATGGAATGATCGCGTCCGCATGGACAGTATTGGCTGCAGTTAACTGCTACTTCTTCATATATCTTATTTTGATCTGACATCTGATAAAGCCTCCTTATAAAATAAAAGTTACTTTATCAGTATTGACGAATCTATTCTGGATAATTCAAATTCTTTTCATTCGCTTTATAAAGGGAAAAGGTTAAGTATTTATCCGCAAGAAACTTTGCCATAGGAAGATTCATATCAAGATAGTTTCCGCAGTCTTTGGGGGATGCTCCGGGGACTTCACCCTCAAAATCCCGTATGAACTCAAATGTTTCTGTGACAAGGCCAAGAATTTCACTGGATGTCTGGTCACCGTTAAGTATCAGATAGAAGCCGGTACGGCAGCCCATAGGTCCAAAATAGATCACACGGTCTTTATAATCTGGATGATTTCTTAAAAAGGTTGCAGCCAGATGTTCTATTGTATGCATTTCAGCAGTGTTCATTACAGGCTCCTTATTTGGCGCCGTCATTCTAAGATCATAAGTAGTTAATGTCTCCATACCTAGTGAGTCTCTGCGGGATACATATACACCGGGCAGCAGATCTAAATGGTTTACTGTGAAACTTGCGATTTTTTGCATAAAAGAAAACCTCCGTTATAATGTTTGTTAGAATACTTCTATAAATAGTATAGAGTTATTATAGCAGAGAGTATGCAAAAAGCGCAAAAACTTGGTTAAATCAGCAGCATTACAGGAATTTTTAAAAAA
Coding sequences within:
- a CDS encoding S-ribosylhomocysteine lyase, with product MQKIASFTVNHLDLLPGVYVSRRDSLGMETLTTYDLRMTAPNKEPVMNTAEMHTIEHLAATFLRNHPDYKDRVIYFGPMGCRTGFYLILNGDQTSSEILGLVTETFEFIRDFEGEVPGASPKDCGNYLDMNLPMAKFLADKYLTFSLYKANEKNLNYPE